In Nitrospirota bacterium, the DNA window ACTGCTCATCCGATAGCTCGGTGAATACTATAAGGGAATTCTTAGTCCTCTTACCACTTAAGCTGATAGAGCTTAAGGAGCATTCAGGTGCATCTAAGGCAAGAAACCAAGGAGCAAAACAGGCATCAGGCGAGATGCTTTTCTTTATGGATTCAGACTGCCTCCTTATGAAAGACACACTTTATAATGCCATAAAGGCATACAAGGATAACCCGAATGCCATTATAGGAGGCACCTATACCCTTTTACCCTTTGATAAGGATTTCTTCAGCACCTTTCAGTCTATATTCGTAAATTATTCGGAGACAAACAGCGATGACTATATTGCCACACATGCCATGATTATAAATAGAAGGCTTTTCCTCGAAAACAGAGGATTCAAAGAGGATTTCCTTCCAATACTCGAGGATGTGGAGTTCAGCCATCGAATAAAAAGGCAGGGTGTAAGACTTTTCATAAACCCCGATATAGTTGTCAGGCACATATTTAACTTTAACCTCATGAGGTCCCTTAAAAATGCAGTAAGAAAATCCATGCACTGGGTAGTTTACTCGTTAGGAAATAAGGATATCTTTAAAACCTCGGGCACAGCCTCCATGGAGCTTAAGATAAATGTCATCTGTTTATTTTTATGCCTTCTTTTTCTTATTTTATTTTTTTCTTTTAAAAGTCCTTTTTTTTTGGCTCTTATAGCTTCAATATCAGGTTTTAATCTTTTTATAAACAGACATTTCCTAAGGGCAATAGTTAGGGCAAAAGGACTGTTTTTTTCAGGAGGAGCATTGTTTTATTACATGACACTTTATGGCATGGCAGTTGGTGTTGGCTCCTTTGCAGGTCTCCTCAAATACTTATACGGGAAGAGATAATGTATAGTCCATTTAGATTTATACCTCATGTTTTCAGGAAAAAGCCTGTTCACCTTACATTTTTCGTGACGAGGAAATGCAATCAGAAATGCCCATTTTGCTTTTATCTATCGAGGTCAAAGGAAGCTCGTAATCCTCTTACATTTGAAGAGATAGAGAAAATCTCCTCCTCCTTTGGAACACTTCTCTGGGTTTCATTTTCAGGCGGAGAGGTTTTCTTAAAAGACAACCTCGTTGACATAACAAAGGTCTTTTATAAAAACACCTTGCCCTCTATACTCCTTTATCCTACAAATGGGATGATGCCTGAAATAATAAAAAACAAGACCGAAGAGATACTGAGGCATTGCAAAAAAAGCACCGTTGTCCTTAAGCTCTCCTTAGATGGCTTAAACGAAAAGCATGACTTGCTT includes these proteins:
- a CDS encoding glycosyltransferase family 2 protein; amino-acid sequence: MEPFISIIIPNHNGGKTIGMCLSSIMTERPHDLEVIVIDDCSSDSSVNTIREFLVLLPLKLIELKEHSGASKARNQGAKQASGEMLFFMDSDCLLMKDTLYNAIKAYKDNPNAIIGGTYTLLPFDKDFFSTFQSIFVNYSETNSDDYIATHAMIINRRLFLENRGFKEDFLPILEDVEFSHRIKRQGVRLFINPDIVVRHIFNFNLMRSLKNAVRKSMHWVVYSLGNKDIFKTSGTASMELKINVICLFLCLLFLILFFSFKSPFFLALIASISGFNLFINRHFLRAIVRAKGLFFSGGALFYYMTLYGMAVGVGSFAGLLKYLYGKR